aattATTTTTGACATACCCTGACCCGGAAAgttcactaggactccgaatcaagttgtgctggtcgacacctggagggtgacgaagccatagaATGTGATAATgtgtaaaatgtgaataaatttaaacttaaaagtgCCTATATACACAACTACGCGGTGAGTGGGTAAGGGCCCATTTCACATGTGatacagagcataagtaaagtacagtaaggtaAGATAATGATTATACCATCATAAGGAGCCACTTGAACCGGGAGTGCCACGAGTCCTCGTCGATACGGAACCTTGCTACCAGAACCTGGAGGGTGCAAAAAATAGAAAGAGTGAGTGGTCAAAACAAAGTTTTTTAAAATCATTTCCATTATCAAAGGTAGTAactcctcgccgtaaaacctataTAGTTTCCAGCATATCATACTACGtagaagtatgaaatcaaaCTATACTAACAGTAAACCCAGAAGTATATCACTACCCAAcatctcattagcaatataaCTAATCATGTGCTTAATAAACCATACTAGCACATAGTCGGAATCACCTATGGTGACCCGAACAAAtgtacccatatctcatcaatcaatgctaaatataagtcggagtcacctttagtgacatgtacgacttatccataactcatcacatatctcatcaatcaatgctagcatataagtcggagtcacttctagtgacctgtacgacttatctataactcatcatatatctcatcaatcaatgctagcatataagtcagagtcacctctagtgacctgtacgacttatccatagctcaataagtatacctACACACGAGTCGGAGCCACCTgtagtggtctgtacaacaagactgagtgtaatatagttatgctcaatgctacgctCTCACGATAGTTGTGTGATAAATCGATAATCACCTACGAGTtgaaaccacctatagtggtctgtacgataagactgtgcacctaaattggatccaatgtgagcatacgatgcgggaggtgacatcatATACAGGCctaccatatctctggctaaatcactaacaccggggtgcaagtttatgagctctaataTATCTCAACACAATCATGCTCACTACCATCATTATCATCAACATGtactcacttgaagcttacctggGCGTCCGCAGCGTCATTTAGCACTTCAAGGATTCACAATAATTAGGTTCAAGTattatacatatgaatatgtcaTGATGCGATCTAAACTCAAACACTTCATAATATTCCCAAAATATATAATACGAcgtaaaaatatacaatcaataACGCCCTACTCCCAAACTGTTTACTTTTGAAAGTAATCATCGGTGATAAGCCCAACTAGAAACTAGTCTAATCAACTACATTACTTATgtttccttacttcaatttcttgattcttcatACATTGATTTATAACCAACAATTAACCACTAAAACATAGGGTTAAGTCTCACATTTTGCACCAATCTCcctcacattgctcaattcctcaaacaaggctattgtctcaattatttagtctcatttattttattttatggctgcatctaacatcttgtctgactgcctacgtaccctaaacagggatcaagcctttcgtagttcacaataattatttgTAGGTGACATGCACAAATCAACTTAGAAACGTTTGTGGAACtatcaattatatacatatgatAAGAAGgaaaagatccactcacctggagtccacgCTATGATTCACTTACATTCACATCGAGGCGTCCCGAACATTGGCGCCTATAACAATTATCgaatcacatctcagaactcttatcaatagaatacgtaattcatataaggcacatcctcaaggacattCTAAAATAGTTTGAGGCTCATTAACCACAAGTCAACCGTCGATCAAAGATCGACGGTAGGGTCTAAAACCCTGTAAaactcgatccggaagatccgctTATTAGATTTCCAATcagtaacttccaaagatccatattatgcttctagaataacatactaaaatttcactACGATCTAACGGtcagatctccgccaattgtcCAAATTCAAGTGGCagttaacgttttattttattaacttACAAAGCCAATTCGGAAAGATCCGTGCATCAGATTctcaatccgtaagttcctacaTTCTTCAATATTACGTGTTACAATGTATcaaggtttggtgacgatccaacggtcggatcgttgattcatataaatacttattaATGTATCATAGAGAACTTAGGTTCCAACGATCAACCTACGTCATTCAATATCAAAAATGAATTTCCGACATTTAACATAGcctaaaaatagcattggcAGCTCACTGGTCACGCACCGCCGCACACGtcgccgtgggtggcggtcggccgccccaactcgccggaaaatctaactatttccaaaaattacctaatttcatagaaatgaagatctcaatgagtagagcaagttttattcatgtggccaagtccaatttggctagGAAAGGCCCTAATTTTTGCTAAAATCGTACGAAACCCTAAAATTGGGTGTGAttcaattcgacctccaaacttgCTCCGACAGCTCCACCACTGCttaggctttgttcctgggttatAGGGGAGTGTTTTAGTAGtggtaattgaaggaaaacGTTTCACAATTGATGGATTTTGAGCAATGTTCCCCGCATCACCCATGAGGTGTTCTTCGTGAAATCTCCACCATTTCATGCAAATTTTGGCTAGAAACGAATGTTGGGATATGGTGATGAGGTTTGGCGGTATTAATGGGCTTCAATTTCGCCGGAGAACAGACTGAAATGGCATCGGAAAACATAGAGAAACGGGTCGAAGGTTGGGTTCCGGGTTTCAAAGATCCGGTGTCCCTCCTTtcttcctcatttctctcctagAACTCATCTCTCCTCATCCCATTAGGCAAttctttcatcttcttctcctgattGGGTAAAAGCCCTTTCTTTCCTCTCCTCCAATTGGGCAgcagccctttttttttttttctcttctccgGTTCTCCCCTCTTCTTCCTCCCCATGGACCCCttaataataaatataataataaagatgatatgaaataaatgaaataataaTTAACAATCCTTACCAATATACTTTTGGAATACAATAAGGTAATAGTTCATACGCATCACAAACTAGCGATCAACAAAAATCAATACCCTCGCCACTAGGGTACTCTCGTAAATtctcattttaaaattataaaataataaaatttgagaCGCGTTGTCACAATTTTCTTCTACAACAATAAGTCTACTTTTGTAAGTTACTATTGGGTTTAGTTCACTTTGTTGGATTATGTCCACTCACCAATTATACACATCaacttatttttattattatttttttattaaattgtaaTCAATGTTATAGCTTATTTATGGGATTATCCTTAACTTAATTTTAGATTAAATATAAGAATTTAGGGTTGTTTCTTCTCTTCTTGCTCTAGATCCTATTTTAGTCTCTTTTTCTACCTTCATCACATGTTAATTGTGTtaactaataatttattttgtagcTACTATATGTATGAGCATATACATAATGGTATGGATCTATAAATGTATGAAGATGAAATTTCTTGAACTATTCTCGATAGCTAGATTAAGTTGTATTTATTTTCATATCTTCTTCCTTAATCACCGGTTAAATTTTGTCAACCTAAGGTGTAGGTATCATATATGATGGCatacaaattttcttttaactattttttagaaaaatggttgaatcttcatatttaattattcaaattaAATGAGTAAAATAAACAACAAGTCTAAATAAATATTATCTGATTAGTAATTAAGACGAGTTTAACAACGTAACATTACATACCACAGTTTAGTTAGAGAGCCCTTTTCTATTAGAAATCAATTACATGAGAGCCAACTTGGAAAATCCTTGGAACTAGGGTTATTGGTGGATCTATCAATCCTTAATTGGAGGGATgaagtaaaaacaaaagaaattttcATTAGCATTATGGTTCCCTCTATTATTGCTAAGGTGGGAGGGCTTGAAAAGGCATTGGGTTGTAGTGGGAAAAAAGAACTTTTTCCCTACGAAGGAACCGAATGCAAAGCAAGACCTTTATATAATGATGATGAGCCAAAGACTTTCTAAAAAGGTGGGGAAAGCAAGTTTTAATTCAAACTGATGAGAGAAGAAGTAGGACTGAAAGTCATCATCCAAGTGGAGGGAGATGTATATGTTCTAAAAAGTGGTGGGAAAAGCTTTCAGAGTGTGACGAGGTTCACCTAATGCTTTTTCAAAGTGGAAGATATTAATATGCTATCATGCTTAAGTTTTGAATATACTACCTAGGGGTGAGCATGTTCACGGGTCAACCACCCAACCTGAACAAATCAACCGAAATGAGTTGGGTTGGGTCACTTGTGAAGTAAACCAAATGAATTTTGGCTGACAACCCGGCCACCCTTTCAACATATCGGCGTTTCTAAGTTGTGGACCTTAGACCTTACGTGCAGACGGGAATCAGACGGTCCTAATTTGTTGAGCTCACGATAGAACCGGGTTGGTGtgaccaaggtattaaatatcggtaatatcggaaatatcggtagttcgaaaacacgaaaatatcgatggaaatatcgggatagtattgatatcgataaaaattacatggaaaccacggaaattgtaagaaaaacttggaaatttttattgaaactttgcaagatgtttatttagtcaattatctattagtttatcacaaaaaattggaaggaaatgcattgcatgatggatttaacattatcaagttgattatatagcaagttaacaaacattgtgagtgtagaaaatatgtagtaattaatgaaagaagtctaaacacaccataatcatttatatataatgaattagtacaatattttacactttagtaccacatagagttcctatgaggttcaaatttttcactatcttcatcatctgtatgtgtagagtgagtgtattgtgaagagtagttatcaaatgataaatccccaaaatagttttgcatgtaattgttaacatgccacacatatggatccgagattggttgaggttgtccataagcaaaatcatttgaagattgagtctgggattgtttccatgagtcgctcgattccatcccaacaggaatgggatatgaagggtaaggagatggttggttatgagtataaccatagttactacttcccactccaaTAGAGTCCGAAGTTCTAAATAACGattcatcttcttgacttgacaaaatccccttgcctctttctctacgagtatagtctTTCCCTAtagcaccaattcctggtcctgcccgcctactgccatggtcatcatcttgtgttgcatgcgtgaagtttgcctcaccagtgaagggggtcataaatccgggaggtggtccataatagtttccatatccaccaccactacctccagctccactgtatccttcatcattcccacctccggtggtaggtgagtctcctgatcttgtactagagctatcattagtatcagcacgatgttgtggttgtgtaggattggaagaaggtggaattccagtgtttcttggttttgggagcaaaagttcttccaaagagtcagcgctgctaaatcccacctcctcctctaatactctttctacatttatcccttcattacgtgcttctttagcaactctgggagctgggttgccttcatcatcatctaaatgaagaggtctaatccattgataaagttggttaccctctgtatcatcatcttcaccaacaatatcaaacacatttaGTGGGTCACCAaggtcgacatgatctatttctgcttccttatctcgaatttgaagcttcatgttgtagtagcaataaactaatttttccaacctactatgagccaacctatttctttgctttgtgtgtatgagtgcaaatgtgctccaatttctttcacaagcagatgaggaagctgtttgtgataatactttgattgctaactttctcatagttggtgcatcggtcccatacaggatccaccattcagctacaatgaaaaacaatgttgataagcctaataactcgaaaaaattctattataaacttatagtgaaatatgtttgcactcactaggagacattgttgttcgagcagcaattgatgttggttctccaaaagttcttcttgcatctttaaaccatgttagctgaattcaataaatcgtgttagtttaatccaacaaagtaattattataatttaagtaattgtgtacctcatttccaaattggccaacttctggtgatgcagggtccaatttagagtatacattatgtacatcACGTATAAGGgcaccatcatctccaacaccaggtatgtattggtatcgaggattcaaataatatgctgttcaaagaaacacatacgcTAATAAGAGAAaaaatacttatgcaactaaagaaatgaattgcaaattatgacataatttatacctgctgcatgcaaatcgtggtataatgttttataccatcgatcatcaattatctttatgacccaccttgcaccaggttttctttccaattcctccttcactacatgcatcaactcatatactgcccccatagtaggatacacttttATGTCAACAATCCGTAAAAccttgtaaagaggttcaaacaattggcacacatgttctgattgagtccagaaagcatgatcaagcactatactttccaccatacgacctgcatttgagcggctgaaattgtggttggcccaatcgtcactagtgaatagttgcttcaaccctgctttcttcttaagtaggctttctaatgcaatatagttggtggcgaatcgagtggtagctggacgaataatttctcctttgcaaaattcacgcatctttgccaacaaccaaccgtggttgtaaatataatttgtgattgttctagctctttttacaACATTAGcaatattctctctcttccccattgcctcaaacatgagatcaatacaatgtgctgcacatgatgtccaaaacacattatgatgcttcattaacttttttccagctttgacaaatgcagaaccgttgtcggtcacgacttggacaacattatgctctcccacctccatgattacatccctcaataacttgtaaatatacttgtagttctttatatggtctgaagcatcaacggacttcaaaaaaattgtctttcccttggagtataccatgaagtttatgatagacaatctggttgggccagtccatccgtcacacatgattgtgcaaccattagtttcccactttgacctcaacttgttaacatacttgCCAATGTCTTTATGCTCcatttccaaatatttgtttcttacctcatagggagtgggaggttgtactccaacaccggcctgttgacatcccaataccatatttttgaaatgatgtgatgatgccttcttagcagggacattttcatagataaagaacttgctaattagacgccccattccctccttcacattacctcccttgaaataactccaaacactcttttgacgtgctttggatgagttatataaacttggggctattggtggtgttggttgtgattctctaagactgcctccccgactcatttgtgcaccaccacttgtcccggaaccttgtcctctattaggaattttatgaaggtgttctttttcccatgctgactgtttggaggcacgtaatgcttgtttgaaACTACgccgttcttcaggtcccatgtcatcatcacattcgtcctcatcgtcatcatcatcactgtcaaccgcttggccaatgccttctcctcgtagcccagctcgaatattttccattccatatgctttcttttccttctggtgttttttattttttaataatgtggtgatgaatgccttcacttctgggggggacactatcgcatcgttggacattatgTCCTgaatctaatccactaagatgatgcttaagtcgtgtcactccgccactcttcattacatgaccacaatatttgcaaattgtgccatgtttgtttccgtctattgggtctccatgttcccaagctggatcacgttttgacatcttaaacgtacctgtATTTATTTTGCATGGAAATTAggcaattattttttggccaaaaaatatagtagtgacggttatataagagaacctaaataataaagttattctacaaaAGAATTAAATAGGAAGTAAACAAAATGATTGTAAGGTgtagaaattataaaaataatatggaataataaaacctaatattaatgaataataaccagtttgataataaaataataaataacattaaacatattaaaattatcctagggaataattatacaacattacttaattacttcaaaaaattaacatattatTTGGTTCTTAGATCACATGCACgggtccacacaaatttttttgtataattaacCTCCTTATATATGTACATTATCTATGTATCCAACTTAACTAGTGtttgtattatatattattaCAAATTGTTAAGAATTAATACAGTGTTCTAGACaaacttctttcttttttagtgttttaaaacctttttcttttttttttgttttttgagaaaagtgttttaaaactttttaaaattgtttattctttccttttcttttccttgccaTTTCTTTTATATTCTTTGAAAATGGAGACTAAAAGGATTGATTATGGACCCTTTTCGTGGGAGGTATGTAGAAATTGTTTAATCAAAATGGATAATCAGGAGCAAACGAGCTCGAACAAAGCCATAAAGCAAAGTTAGTAAATTTTTTGCCCCTCTTTTGGTGTTGGAAAGTTCATTTACGATAGTGTGAGGATGTGAAATTAAAGAATCTCATGCATGtgtccacacaaatttttttgttgttgtataaattaaaataatataaatgtaagtttgtaaacttaccttaaatgtAACAAATCTTGAACTTTCAATGTCGTACGTAGCAACAGCAAAACCTCGACGATCCTCTGCAGCTTGCCGTCTGTGAATAAATG
The nucleotide sequence above comes from Malus sylvestris chromosome 16, drMalSylv7.2, whole genome shotgun sequence. Encoded proteins:
- the LOC126606864 gene encoding uncharacterized protein LOC126606864, translated to MSNDAIVSPPEVKAFITTLLKNKKHQKEKKAYGMENIRAGLRGEGIGQAVDSDDDDDEDECDDDMGPEERRSFKQALRASKQSAWEKEHLHKIPNRGQGSGTSGGAQMSRGGSLRESQPTPPIAPSLYNSSKARQKSVWSYFKGGNVKEGMGRLISKFFIYENVPAKKASSHHFKNMVLGCQQAGVGVQPPTPYEVRNKYLEMEHKDIGKYVNKLRSKWETNGCTIMCDGWTGPTRLSIINFMVYSKGKTIFLKSVDASDHIKNYKYIYKLLRDVIMEVGEHNVVQVVTDNGSAFVKAGKKLMKHHNVFWTSCAAHCIDLMFEAMGKRENIANVVKRARTITNYIYNHGWLLAKMREFCKGEIIRPATTRFATNYIALESLLKKKAGLKQLFTSDDWANHNFSRSNAGRMVESIVLDHAFWTQSEHVCQLFEPLYKVLRIVDIKVYPTMGAVYELMHVVKEELERKPGARWVIKIIDDRWYKTLYHDLHAAAYYLNPRYQYIPGVGDDGALIRDVHNVYSKLDPASPEVGQFGNELTWFKDARRTFGEPTSIAARTTMSPTEWWILYGTDAPTMRKLAIKVLSQTASSSACERNWSTFALIHTKQRNRLAHSRLEKLVYCYYNMKLQIRDKEAEIDHVDLGDPLNVFDIVGEDDDTEGNQLYQWIRPLHLDDDEGNPAPRVAKEARNEGINVERVLEEEVGFSSADSLEELLLPKPRNTGIPPSSNPTQPQHRADTNDSSSTRSGDSPTTGGGNDEGYSGAGGSGGGYGNYYGPPPGFMTPFTGEANFTHATQDDDHGSRRAGPGIGAIGKDYTRRERGKGILSSQEDESLFRTSDSIGVGSSNYGYTHNQPSPYPSYPIPVGMESSDSWKQSQTQSSNDFAYGQPQPISDPYVWHVNNYMQNYFGDLSFDNYSSQYTHSTHTDDEDSEKFEPHRNSMWY